CGGCCAGGAGATCCCCGAGGACGGCTACGGCGGCTCCTACATCGGGGAGATCGCCGCGCGGGTTACCGCGGACGAGGCTGCCGCAGGCCGCCCCGACCCCGCCGGCCTGCCCGACGCTGAGGCCACCGAGGTCTTCCGCGCCCGCGGTGTGGACCTGATGTTCGCCGCCGTCAAGGCCGAGCTGCACGACTTCCGTACCGACTTCGACGTCTTCTTCCACGAGGACTCCCTGCACACCTCCGGCGCCGTCGACCGCGCGATCGGCCGCCTGCGCGAGCGCGGTGTTATCTTCGAGGCCGACGGCGCCACCTGGCTGCGCACCACCGACTTCGGCGACGACAAGGACCGCGTCCTGATCAAGTCCGACGGCGATCCCGCCTACTTCGCCGCCGACGTCGCCTACTATCTGGATAAGCGCGCCCGCGGCGCCGACTGCGCCATCTACCTGCTCGGCGCCGACCACCACGGCTACATCGGTCGCATGATGGCCATGTGTGCCGCTTACGGCGACGAGCCCGGCGTCAACATGCAGATCATCATCGGCCAGCTGGTTAACCTGGTGCGCGACGGCCAGCCGGTGCGCATGTCCAAGCGTGCCGGCACCGTGGTTACCTTGGAGGACCTGGTCGACGCCGTCGGCGTGGATGCGGCCCGCTACGCCCTGGCCCGCTCCTCCATGGACTCCATGATCGACATCGACCTGAACCTGCTGGCCTCCACCTCCAACGACAACCCCGTCTACTACGTCCAGTACGCCCACGCCCGCGTCCGCTCGGTGGCCCGCAACGCCATCGAGCGGGGCGTGACCCGCGAGGCCGGCTTCGACCCCGCCCAGCTGGACACCCCCCACGACTCCCAGCTGCTGGGCGTACTCGCCCAGTACCCGGCCATCGTCGCCCAGGCGGCCGCCCTGCGCGAGCAGCACCGCGTGGCCCGCTACCTCGAGAGCCTTGCCGCCGCCTACCACACCTGGTACGGCGCCACCCGCGTCACTCCGCGCGGCGACGACCCGGTCGACGCCGGGCACGTCGCCCGCCTGTGGGTCAACGACGCCGTCGGCCAGGTCATCGCCAACGGGCTCGGCCTGCTGGGCGTGAGCGCTCCGGAGCGCATGTGATGAGCGCCGTACCCCCGGGCGAGGCCCCCCTGGGCGCTTTGGTGGCCCCTGAGCCCGAGGCCCGCCCGGACCTGTGGCCATGGTCGGCCCGACGTCGCGCCGATGGCGCCCTGGAGATCGGTGGGCGCAGCGTGGGGGAGATCCTCGCCGAAGCCCCCACTCCCGTATTCGTCTTGGACGAGGCCGACCTGCGCGGACGCGCCGCCACCTGGGTTGCCGCCATGGCCGAGGAATTCTGGCCCGACTACGGCATGAACGGTGGCCAGGCCTACTACGCCGGCAAGGCCTTCCTGACCACCCGCGTAGCCCGCACCGTCCTGTCCGAGGGCATGGGTATCGACACCGCTTCCGCCGGGGAACTGGCCATCGGGCTGGCAGCCTTGGGCGACGTCGACGGCGAGGCCGCCACCGAGCGCGCCACTCGGCTGGGCCTGCACGGCAACGGCAAGACGGAGGCCGAGATCGCGACGGCTCTGGCCCACCGCGTGGGCCACCTGGTCTTAGACTCGGCCGAGGAGATCGGCCAAGCAGCCGCTGCCGTGCGTCACCTGCGTGAGGCCGGCGTCTACGGTCCGGCGGAGACCGGCTCGGTCATGCTGCGGCTGACCACAGGCATCCACGCCGGCGGGCACGAGTACATCTCCACCGCCCACGAGGATCAGAAGTTCGGCATTTCCGTGGTCACCGGCGCCGCACTGGACGCTGCCCGTGCCGTAGTCGCCGCCCCGGAACTGACCCTGCACGGGCTGCACTCCCACATCGGCTCCCAGATCTTCGACCTGGCCGGTTTCCGTGAGGCCGTCGGAGTCGTGCTGAGACTGCGCCACCAGATCGCCAAGGCCACCGGCGTGCTGTGCGAGGAGGTGGACCTGGGCGGCGGCTACGGGATCGCCTACACCGGCGCCGACCCAGTGGCCCCTTCACCCGCAGAGGTGGCACGCGCCCTGGCCGAGGCGGTCCGTGGCTTGTGCGCCGAGCTGGGCGACGCCGTGCCGCAGGTGTCGGTGGAGCCAGGCCGCTCGATTGCCGGACCGGCCATGGTCACCCTGTACACGGTGACCGGGCTCAAGCGTGTGGAGCTGGGGGAGGGGACCGCCCGCCTGTACGTGAGTGTGGACGGCGGCATGAGCGACAACATCCGCCCGGCCCTCTACGACGCCGCCTATACGGCACTAGTGGCCAATCGGCGCCCCGACCCGGAGGCCGGACTGGTACGCGCGCGCGTGGTCGGCAAGCACTGTGAGAGTGGCGACGTGGTCGCGCGCGACGTGGACCTGCCCGCCGACCTTGTGGTCGGGGACGTGCTGGCCATTCCGGCCACCGGCGCCTACGGGCGCTCCATGGCCAGCAACTACAACCTGTTCACCCGTCCCGGCGTCGCCTGGGTTGAGGACGGCCAACAGGGGTGGGTGCTGCGCCCGGAGACCATCGCCGACCTGCTTGCCCTGGAGGGGAACTAAACGGACTAAGCCGACGGTTCTGCCGGGTCGAATGTGCGGAGCCCTTGTGTGCGGGCGGCTTTGGCCAGGCGCATGCCATGAGTGAGGACTGTCACCGGGTCGCGCGGATCATCCAGGATGAGGGCTGTGGTCAGGTGAATCGCATCCAGCGACTTGAGCTCGCCCACGAATGAACGCGCGCTCGATGACGTCGTTGTTGATTCCGACGAGGCTCACATCACTGAGCGCCTACGCCGCTGCTTCCTCGGTGATCCTGGTGCGGTGAGCGAGTCTTGCGGTCTCGATTTTGAACAGAACTGAGGATATGAGTCTGTCCCTGTGGATCGCTGCCTCCAGTATGGCCTGTGCGGAGTCTGTGCCTTCTTGGTCAAGAAGAACGAGGCCGATCACGGAAGTGTCGAGGTATGTTGTCGCGATTCCTCCTGATCCTCGTCCGGTAGCTGTTGAAGTGTCATCCCTTCGGGGGGCAGGGAACGCGGGATCGGCCCGGTTCGCTCGTGCGTGGCCTCTTGGATGAGTCCTTCGCGTAGCAGACGCTCATAGGGTGTTTCGTCGGGTTCGATAGGCACCAGCCGGACCACTGGGCGGCCACGGTCGGTGATGGTGACGGGGCGAAGGGAGGAGACGACGTCGGCGACGATGCGTCCGGAGCGCTGGTTGAGTTCGCGGAGGCTGACGGTACGGGTGCTGCCGGCGACGGCGGGACTGGAGCCAGAGGACTGCGCCGGGGGCCATGCGGGCTGTCCACGGGTTGAGCGTTCATGACTGGATAATCTCAACCGTTTTACATGCTCTACATGAGTGAGCTCGGCGGTGGGCGGTGAGCACTGAGCCCTTGGGGGAATACCCCTACTCCCTGAGGAGGAGTAGCACAGGCCGTGATTCCACCCCGGGGACGTACTGCGCAGGTGAGATCTTCCTTACTGTCGGGATATGGACATGACGCGCTCTTCCCTGGAGACCCCGCCCCCGGCCTGGGGGCGCTACGACGGCCCCTCGGGCCGCGGACGCACTACCGCTCGGTTGACTGGAGATCGCCCACTGGTTGTCTGGACGCTGGCGACCTGCATCCTGATCGCCCTGCTGCTCGTGGTTGCTATCACCCCGTCCCTGTACACCGTCTCGGGACTCGCACTGAGCTTGTCTTCACTGGCAGCTTGGGGCGTGCTCAGCGCTAGGGTGGTGCGGGGGCTGCGGTGATCCGAGCGCAGGTGGCGTCATGGCATGCTTTGGATGCCGCTCTGGCGGGGCCAAGGATGGCTCTGGCGGCCTGTTCTCCGGTCCGGTCGCACCGTTTATGATCTGCGCATGGCTCTCAGCGACCGCGAGTACCGCAAGGCCTTCTACCAGGCCCTGAACATCCAGCAGGGACGCAGCATGTCCGAAGAGGACGAGTACGAACGCTTCTACGTGCCGATCTACGCCAGTCCTAACGGACCAGCTGGGCCTGACCTGGTTGCCGAGATCATTAACGCCATTGACTTCACCACCGGCGGCTCAGTGCAGCTGCTCTCCGGCTACCGGGGAGCGGGCAAGACCACGGAGCTGATGCGCCTGCGGCGCAAGCTAGATCCGGAGCGATACGTCCCCGTGTACTGGGATGTTGAGGACTACTTCAACACCGAACTGCCGATTGATGAGGGCACATTCCTTGTGGGCCTGGCCGCGGGCTTCGTTGACAACTGTGAGGATGCTGGCCTGCCGCAGGACAAGCTTCGTGAACGTCTCTGGGATTTTCTGGGACGAATGAACGTAAACATGGAGGCCTCCGCCGGGCCGATCTCGGCGGGCTGGGGCCAGGACGGGGCTATTCATACGCAGGTGGGAGTAGGGCCGGTTGCGTTGGGTCTGCGCGCAACTCTGCGTGATGATGAGTCCTTCCGGGCGCAGGTGAGAAAGGCGCTGGAGTCTAATCGGGCCGTATTCCGGAAAGAGATCCACCAGTTCTTCACCGATGTGGTTGCGGACCTGCCGGGCGAGCGCACTCCGGTATTCATCGTGGACTCTATCGACCACTACCGGGGGCGGGCAGACACCTTCGATCAGGTGCGTGAGTCTGTGGAGTCGCTGTTTTCCGTCTACGCCGATGAACTTGCTCTGCCTGGCATGCACGTGGTCTACACAGTCCCCATCCATGCGAATCCACCGGGGTGGCGCGGGCAACGATGGCCGGTCCTGAATGTGAAGGTGCGCGAGAGGGACGGCTCAGACTGTGCTGAGGGTATTGAGCTGCTCCGTGAAGTGCTATCCCGCCGCGCGCCGGAGCGGAACCTGGAGCGGTTACTGGGTGATCAGGTTGATCGCGTGATACGCGACTCCGGCGGATTATTTCGCGACCTTTTCCGGCTGGTAGCAGGTCTGCTCCTCAAGGAGGGAGCTCTACCGGTTGACGTCGTTGAGATTGAGAGTGCGGAAAACAGGGAGCGTTCCAACCTTGACGTCGGATTGAGCGAGGAGCACTTGGAAATTCTGGTCGATGTACAACGAACTAAATACCTGCGGGTTCCCCGGGAACGCTCGGCGCTTGCCTGGGAACTGCAGGCACGAGGCGCTATGATGTGCTACCGTAACGGAACTGTCAACTGGTACGGCGTGCATCCCTTGCTTGAGCCGCTGGTGGCGGACATGAATGAGCAGTCCTGAATATGTGGGATCCGGAGCCTTTGCGCATCATAGGCGTAGATGAGGCATGGTCGGAGTTGCGCCACCATCTGGACTGGACAGTGGGTCAAGGTACGGTAGTGTTCATTGCGGCCCAGTCCCGTGATCAAATTGAGGATATGTGCTCTCGTGCGCGGATGTGGGCGGCGCGAGCGCACACTCACTGGCATGAGGCCCCACAGGGCGAAGGTGTTGCCCAGTGGCTCTCCCGCAGCCCGTCGGCGCCGGGCGTGCTCTGGATTGATGCCTGGGATGGCGCCCAGCGCATTGTTGCCTTGCACCGGTTGAACGAACTCAGGGTGAGAATGGTGCAGCACATAACGGGCTGTGTCATCATCAGCGGGCCCACCGAGCTTTTGGTCGACGCCGTGCGGGAGGCCGTGGACCTGTGGTCCGTACGCTCGCTGACACTCAAGATTGCAAGCCGAGCAGCGGACCACTCGGAGTTCACGGACGTACCCGCATTTGACGCTGAAGCTCGTGTGCTCGGGGGTGACGGCAATCAATCCGCGTGGCGGATCACGCTGCCGCCCGACCTGCGGAGTGACGAGGCGGCGAGAGTGTTGCGTGAAGTGGAAAGGGTCCGCCGCCTGCTCCTAAATGATCCGATTGCCGCGCGCCGCTTGCTGGAGAAGTATAACTGGGGGCAATCGATCGTGGGGGGAGTTCTGTTCGGTCTGGTACGGGCTGAAATTGCTGGGATGCTTGGTGATGCGACTGCCGTTGAGGTTATTCTTGCTGCGTGTGTAGAGAGAGCTAAGAAAATGCCTGATGCGTTTGCCGTCCAGGTCATCGCGGCTGCGTGGCAAATCGGTGTTGCGTTCGGCGCTTTGGACTCTGCGGGGTTGGCGGCCGACTATTTGGTGGATCGTGGCCGGAAGTTGGTTGGTGCTTTGGGTGCGCCGGAGACGCGGGGTGACTTGGTGACTGCGCTTAAAAGCGTGGGGCGAGTGGCCGAGGCTCGTGGCGAGTGGGAGGTGGCGGGCCGGGCGTATGGGGAGGCATTGGAGATATCGCGGGAGTTGGCCGGTGAGTTGGGTACGGCCGAGGCACGGCGTGATTTGTCGATCTCGCTGAACCGTGTGGGTGATGTGGCGCAGGAACGTGGCGAGTGGGAGGTGGCGGGCCGGGCGTATGGGGAGGCATTGGAGATATCGCGGGAGTTGGCCGGTGAGTTGGGTACGGCCGAGGCACGGCGTGATTTGTCGATCTCGCTGAACCGTGTGGGTGATGTGGCGCAGGAACGTGGCGAGTGGGAGGTGGCGGGCCGGGCGTATGGGGAGGCATTGGAGATATCGCGGGAGTTGGCCGGTGAGTTGGGTACGGCCGAGGCACGGCGTGATTTGTCGATCTCGCTGAACCGTGTGGGTGATGTGGCGCAGGAGCGCGGCGAATTGGTGCAGGCGCAAATGGTCTACGAGGAGTCCGCGGAGATTGCGCGGGAACTGGCGGAAGACTTGGGTACGCCGGAGGCTCGGCGCGATTTACTGGTGTCGCTTAACAATGTTGGGGATGCGGCCGAGGCGCGCGCTGAATGGGGACAGGCGCAAATGGTCTACGAGGAGTCCGCGGAGATTGCGCGGGAACTGACGGAAGACCTGGGCACGCCGCAGGCGAGGGGTGACCTGGCGGCTCTGCTTCAAAATGCGGGATGGGTGGCTGAGGCGCGTGGCGACTTGGAAGTTGCGAGTGAGGTCTACGCGGAGTCGCTGGCAATCTGTAGGGAGCTGGCCAGCGAGCTGGGCACGCCGCAGGCTCGGCGTGGTTTGTCGATCTCGCTGAATCGTGTGGGTGATGTGGCGCAGGAGCGCGGTGAGTTCAGCTCAGCGGCCTTGGCATACGGGGAGTCGCTGGCAATCTGTAGGGAGCTGGCCAGCGAGCTGGGCACGCCGCAGGCGCGGCGTGACTTGACGGTCTCGCTGGACCACGTTGGGGGAGTTGCTGAGGCGCGTGGCGACTTGGAAGTTGCGGGTGAGGTCTACGCGGAGTCGCTGGCAATACGTAGGGAGTTGGCCGATGTTGATGATAAGCCGCAGGCACGCCGTGACTTGGCGGCTGCACTGGATAACGTGGGGTGGGTGGCGCAGGCTCGTGACGATTGGGCCGTGGCGGGCGATGCCTTCCGGGAAGCACTGACAATATGCCGTGAGCTTGTAGACACCGTAGGTACGCCCCAGGCCTACCGGGACCTGGCAGAAGTACTCGCCCATGCAGCGCATGCGGCGCAGGCCCAAGGCCATTGTGGAACCGCTGACGCCTTGAACCAAGAACGCGAGCGCATCATCCACCTCTTGGAGGAACAAACCGAGGTCTGACTCCGCTTTCCCGCTCCCGCCGCAGTCCTCTGGGCCGAGGAAGCACGGACTTCCTGAAGCCGCCTATGCTGTGCCGAGTCATGCTCGCCCGCCCCGGCGAGCCCGCACGCACTCGAGGTGGTTCCCGTGAAACAGCAGGCAGCCCAGGAAACGGCGCAGCCGGCCCCGGCGGCGGCGAGGCCGCAGCGCCCCACACTGCGAGTCGGTGTCCTCGGCTCCGGCACCGTCGGCACCCAGGTGATTCGGCTCCTGCTCGAACAGGCCGATGACTTCGCCGCCCGCTCTGGCGCGCGCCTGGAGATCACCGGCGTTGCCGTCCGCGACGTGGACGCCCCCCGAGATGACGCCGTCCCACGCGAGCTGCTCACCGACGATGCCCAGACTGTGGCCACCTCCAATGACATCGTGGTTGAACTTATCGGCGGTATTGAGCCCGCCCGCAGCCTGATACTGGCAGCCTTCGCCTCCGGAGCCAGTGTGATCACCGGCAACAAGGCCCTGATCGCCGCGCACGGCCCCGAGCTGTACGCGGCCGCCGCCGAGGCGAACACCGACTTCTACTACGAGGCCGCCGTCGCCGGCGCCATCCCCGTTGTCTACGCCCTGCGCGAGTCCATGGCCGGGGACCGCGTCACCAGCGTGCTCGGCATCGTCAACGGCACCACCAACTACATCTTGGACGAGATGAGCACCAAGGGCCTGTCCTTCGACACCGCCCTCGCCGCTGCCCAGGAGCTCGGCTACGCCGAGGCCGACCCCACCGCCGACGTCGACGGGCTCGACGCCGCCGCCAAGGCCGCCATCATCGCCTCCCTCGCCTTCCACACGCGCGTCGGTCTCGACGACGTCGAGGTCGAGGGCATCCGCTCCATCACCTCCGACGACATTCGCGAGGCCCACGCCTCCGGCTGCGAGCTCAAACTTCTGGCCATCGCCCAGCGCTGCGAGGACGAGCAGGCCAACGGTATCTCCGTGCGTGTGCACCCCGCCCTGGTACCCGCGGATCACCCGCTCGCCAGCGTTCGCGGCGGCTTCAACGCCGTGCTGGTCGATGCCGAGGCCGCCGGGCGGCTGATGTTCTACGGGCAAGGAGCCGGCGGCACCCCCACCGCCTCTGCCGTGCTATCCGACGTCGTCGCCGCTGCCGCTCACCGCGTCAACGGAGGGCAGGCTCCCCGTGAGTCCAGCTATGCCGAGCTGCCGATTCTGCCCCCCGAACAGGCACTGACCCGCTATCAGATCCAGCTGCGTGTAGCCGACGCGCCCGGTTCGCTAGCAGCTGTCGCCCAGGTATTCGGTGACTATGACGTCTCAATTAACTCCGTGCGGCAGGCCAGTTACGTTGACGTCGGCGACGAACTTGCGCTGGTGACCATTGTCACTCATGCTGCTCCGGTGGGCAGGCTTGAAGCCGCTGTGGACGGGCTGCGTGCCCAGGAGCGCGTAGCCGAGGTCGTCTCCACCCGCCGTGTAGAGGGACTGTGACAGCGCGATGAGACTGTCCAACGAATGCGCTACGGTGCGCGTGCCCGCGACCACCGCGAATATGGGTCCAGGCTTCGACTCCTTCGGCATGGCCTTCACCTACTACGACGAAGTAGAGGTCCGTCCCATCGTGGGCGCCACCAAGGTCACGGTACAGGGCGTGGGGGAGGGCATCGTCCCCACCGACGACTCCAACCTGGTGGTGCGTGCCCTGCGTGCTGGCCTGGACGCGGCCGGCGCCCCCCAGGCTGGCTTCGAGATGCGCTGTATTAACCGCATCCCCCACGGTGGTGGTATGGGTTCCTCGGCAAGCGCCGCCGTCGCCGGGCTCATGCTCGCCCGGGGCCTGCTGTCGGACCCTGAGGCGCTTCCGGACGAAGAGGTCTTCCGAATCGCTACCGGCTTCGAAGGACACCCGGACAACGTCGCCCCGGCGGTATTCGGTGGTGCCACCGTCGCCTGGATCGAGGTCGACGGCACACCCCGCTCCGCACCCATGCCGGTGGACGCCACCCTGGCGGTGAGCCTGCTGGTGCCGCCGTCAACGACGCGGCTGAGCACCGAGGAGGCCCGTAAGGTTCTGCCCGATTCAGTTCCGCGCGCCGACGCCCTGTTCAACACCTCTCGGGCCGCGATCCTCATGCTGGCGCTTGCCGGCCGCCCCGACCTGCTCATGGCCGGCACCGAGGACCGGCTCCACCAGGAGTACCGGCGCGGCGTGTTGCCCGCATCCATGGCGGTAATGGACTCCCTGCGTGAGCAGGGCTATCCGGCGGTCATCTCCGGAGCCGGGCCCACGGTGCTGGTCCTGGCAGACTTGTCTCAGCAGACCCGGTTCACTCTGGAACGCCACGGTTGGACGGTGCTGCGCCCCGGCATCGATCTGGCCGGCGCACAACTGGTGTAAAAGGGTTCACATCCACCACGCTTGGTGATGTGAATCAGAGCCCCCAATGTCTGCTAGAGTTTTGTGTGGCGGCGAGCCAGCGCTAGGCGGCGCGCCGCATGCGCACCGGGCCGAGGCCGCAGGCCCTGCCACGGACTTCACCGGTGCACGACTTCACCCGTGATAATCCGGGACAGTCCCAGATACATCTGCCATTCCTGGCCGATGCTCACACCGTTAAGGACACTCGTGACCGAGATTTCCAGCGCGCGCCCTCCGCTATCAACCATGCGGCTGGCCGAGCTTCAAAGGCTCGCCTCAACCATGGGGCTAAAGGGCACCTCACGTATGCGGAAAAGCGAGCTGATCGCCGCGATCCGCGAACACCAGACCAATGACTCCGCTGCTTCCGTCGCCCCCGCAGTGCGCACAACCCCGGGACAGACGACCGAGCAGGCCGGGCCTTCCACCGCCGTCGGGCGCCGTGGGCGATCGGCTCCTTCCGCGGACACCGCAGCCACGTCGAATCCCGGACAGGACGTGGCCACAAACGCGCCAGTTTCACGAAAGACGACGGGCGCGCCGGATCTCGATCCGGTTTCGGAACAGACGGGTGATTCTTCCGCCCGGGCCCGTTCCCGACGTCGAGTCATCGCCGCTGCCGGCGCACCCAAGGACGTGCCTTCCGGTCCTTCCGAGCCACTGACCCTTGACCTGCCGCAGCGTTCGGAGGCGTCGGATTCCTCCGTGCAGGCGGCACCCGCGCGCGCCGTGCGCCCCGGCGGAGTCCGCCGCGATGGGGCTGCGGTAACGCATGAGGGCCAGGATGGCCTCCGGCGCCCTCGGCGGCGCGTTCAAGCCGCCTCCGGTGCACCTGAACGCCGAACCGGAAACGACAACGCCCCCGAGGACCACGCCGACGCCAAGGCCGCCCTCATGCGAGACCTGGCCGACGCCACCGGCACCCCGACTGTTGAGCCGGGAGAACGTCGCCGCCGGCCTGGCAACGACTGGGACGAGCAGTCCGATGAGGATAACCGCGGCGGACGCCGTCGGCGCGGCCGCAAGCGCCGCGATCGTGATGGGCGGGGAGATTACGACTCCAACCAGGACGGGCGCGGACAGCACTCCCGGGACGATGAGGTCCTGTTGCCGGTCGCTGGCATCCTTGACGTCGCCGACCATCAGCACGCCTACCTGCGGACCTCCGGCTACCTGCCCGGTCCCAAGGACGTATACGTAAGCGGACAGCAGATCAAGGACAACGGGCTGCGTGCCGGAGACGCCGTCACCGGCTGGGTGCGCGAGAACGGCGACAATGCCGGCTCGGGCGGTGGCTCCGGGCGCGGACGTCGGCAAAACCGCGCCAACAGGCTGAAGTACAAGCCGCTGGTGTCGGTGGAAACGGTCAACGGCATGGAGCCCGAGCGTGCCAAGCGGCGCCCGGAGTTCACTAAACTCACGCCTCTGTATCCGCAGGAGCAACTACGCCTGGAGACCACGCCCAAGGCACTTACGCCCCGCATCATCGACTTGGTCTCACCGATCGGCAAGGGGCAGCGCGGTTTGATCGTGTCCCCGCCCAAGGCCGGTAAGACGATCATCCTGCAGCAGATCGCCAACGCTATCGCCATCAATAACCCCGAGGCACACCTTATGGTGGTCCTGGTGGATGAGCGGCCAGAAGAGGTCACCGACATGCAGCGCACGGTCAAGGGCGAGGTCATCGCCTCCACCTTCGACCGCCCCGCATCCGACCACACCACCGTCGCCGAACTCGCCATCGAACGCGCCAAGCGGCTGGTGGAGCTGGGGCAGGACGTGGTGGTGCTGCTCGACTCCATTACCCGTTTGGGACGCGCATACAACCTGGCCGCGCCTGCCTCCGGCCGCATCCTGTCCGGTGGTGTGGATGCCAGTGCACTGTATCCGCCCAAGCGGTTCTTCGGCGCCGCCCGCAACATTGAGAACGGCGGCAGCCTGACGATCCTGGCCACCGCGCTGGTGGAGACCGGTTCCAAGATGGATGAGGTCATCTTCGAGGAGTTCAAGGGCACCGGCAACATGGAGCTGCGTCTGTCGAGGCAGCTGGCCGAACGACGCGTCTTCCCGGCGGTCGACGTCGCCGCGTCCTCCACGCGCCGCGAGGAGTTGCTCATCGACCCTGCCCAGTTGAAGATCATGTGGCGCCTGCGGCGGCTCTTCTCCGGCTTGGAGCAGCAGCAGGCTCTGGAACTGGTGCTGGGCAAGATGAAGGAGACCCAGTCCAACGCGGAGTTCCTCATGGTCATCTCCAAGACCACTCCGCAGGGCAGTTCTCTGGCCGACGCCGACGACGACACCAAGCTCGCCTGACAGCCGTGCGCATGGGAGGGGGAGGCGGACCCTCGGCGTTCGCCTCCCCGCCCACTGGCCCCGCATGGGAGCGGACCGCTCGTCTATGAAAATCAACCGATCTCGATGTTTATAGCAGCCGAACTCGGTGGCCGGTCTCACTTGATGCGGTGGCGCACTACCTTGTCGTGTCCCGGGCCGGGGTGGCAAAATATCCGACCGGCCTCCGGTTCACCCGCGCGCCCGCGTGGGACCCGGGACCCTCAGAAACCCCAAGGAGAAACATGAAGCAGGGTATTCACCCCGAGTACGCGCCCACCACGGTGACGTGCACCTGCGGCAACCGCTTCGAGACTCGTTCCACCGTCACCTCCGGTGAGATCCGCGTGGATGTGTGCTCGGAGTGCCACCCGTTCTACACCGGCAAGCAGAAGATCCTCGACACAGGTGGCCGTGTGGCCCGCTTCGAGGCCCGTTACGGCAAGCGCAAGAAGTAAGCACATCACGCTTCTCGTCACTTCGACGATTCATGACTTTGGGGTACGTTCCACGGCCGCTCGATGCGCATGGAACGTACCCCAAGGTCTAATCTGGCGCCGTTATATCCAGTCCGCCCGCGCCAGGCGGAGAAAGGTGAGTTGTGAGCGCCGAGGACTTCTCCGCCGTCGCGCCCCTGCTGCAGGAGCATGCCGATATCGAGCGGCAAATGGCAGATCCCGCCGTCGCCGCCGACCCTGGTGCTCTGCGCCGCCTGGGTCGCCGCTATGCCGAGCTCGGACGCGTCGTGGAGGCACACCGGGCTTGGAGGGCAGCCGCTGTGGACTTGGCCGACGCCGTTGAGCTGGCGCGTGACGACGCGGACTTCGCGGCCGAGCTGCCCGCCCTGCGCCAGGCCGAGCAGGATGCCGCCGCCCGCCTGCGTGAGGTGCTGACCCCGCACGACCCCGACGACGCGCGCGATGTGATCATCGAGGTCAAGGCCGGTGAAGGCGGGGAAGAATCGGCCCTGTTCGCCTCCGACCTGGCCCGCATGTACACCCGCTACGCCGAACGCATGGGTTGGGCCGTGGAGGTCATGGACGCCACCGACTCCGAGCTCGGCGGCTACAAGGACGTGCGCCTGGCCATCAAGGCGAAGGGTGCCGTCGAGCCGGCCGACGGAGTGTGGGCGCACCTGAAGTATGAGGCGGGCGTGCACCGGGTTCAGCGCGTCCCCGTGACCGAGAGCCAGGGTCGCATCCACACCTCCGCCGCCGGCGTACTGGTGATGCCGGAGGCCGATGACCCGGGCGAGCTGGAGATCGACCCGGCCGACCTGCGCATTGACGTGTTCCGCTCCTCCGGGCCG
This genomic stretch from Actinomyces qiguomingii harbors:
- the thrB gene encoding homoserine kinase; translated protein: MRLSNECATVRVPATTANMGPGFDSFGMAFTYYDEVEVRPIVGATKVTVQGVGEGIVPTDDSNLVVRALRAGLDAAGAPQAGFEMRCINRIPHGGGMGSSASAAVAGLMLARGLLSDPEALPDEEVFRIATGFEGHPDNVAPAVFGGATVAWIEVDGTPRSAPMPVDATLAVSLLVPPSTTRLSTEEARKVLPDSVPRADALFNTSRAAILMLALAGRPDLLMAGTEDRLHQEYRRGVLPASMAVMDSLREQGYPAVISGAGPTVLVLADLSQQTRFTLERHGWTVLRPGIDLAGAQLV
- the rho gene encoding transcription termination factor Rho — protein: MTEISSARPPLSTMRLAELQRLASTMGLKGTSRMRKSELIAAIREHQTNDSAASVAPAVRTTPGQTTEQAGPSTAVGRRGRSAPSADTAATSNPGQDVATNAPVSRKTTGAPDLDPVSEQTGDSSARARSRRRVIAAAGAPKDVPSGPSEPLTLDLPQRSEASDSSVQAAPARAVRPGGVRRDGAAVTHEGQDGLRRPRRRVQAASGAPERRTGNDNAPEDHADAKAALMRDLADATGTPTVEPGERRRRPGNDWDEQSDEDNRGGRRRRGRKRRDRDGRGDYDSNQDGRGQHSRDDEVLLPVAGILDVADHQHAYLRTSGYLPGPKDVYVSGQQIKDNGLRAGDAVTGWVRENGDNAGSGGGSGRGRRQNRANRLKYKPLVSVETVNGMEPERAKRRPEFTKLTPLYPQEQLRLETTPKALTPRIIDLVSPIGKGQRGLIVSPPKAGKTIILQQIANAIAINNPEAHLMVVLVDERPEEVTDMQRTVKGEVIASTFDRPASDHTTVAELAIERAKRLVELGQDVVVLLDSITRLGRAYNLAAPASGRILSGGVDASALYPPKRFFGAARNIENGGSLTILATALVETGSKMDEVIFEEFKGTGNMELRLSRQLAERRVFPAVDVAASSTRREELLIDPAQLKIMWRLRRLFSGLEQQQALELVLGKMKETQSNAEFLMVISKTTPQGSSLADADDDTKLA
- the rpmE gene encoding 50S ribosomal protein L31, which translates into the protein MKQGIHPEYAPTTVTCTCGNRFETRSTVTSGEIRVDVCSECHPFYTGKQKILDTGGRVARFEARYGKRKK
- the prfA gene encoding peptide chain release factor 1, giving the protein MSAEDFSAVAPLLQEHADIERQMADPAVAADPGALRRLGRRYAELGRVVEAHRAWRAAAVDLADAVELARDDADFAAELPALRQAEQDAAARLREVLTPHDPDDARDVIIEVKAGEGGEESALFASDLARMYTRYAERMGWAVEVMDATDSELGGYKDVRLAIKAKGAVEPADGVWAHLKYEAGVHRVQRVPVTESQGRIHTSAAGVLVMPEADDPGELEIDPADLRIDVFRSSGPGGQSVNTTDSAVRITHLPTGIVVSMQNEKSQLQNKEAALRVLRARLLAERAAAQAAEDAATRRSQVRTVDRSERIRTYNFPENRIADHRTGYKAYNLDAVLDGDLGPVIDSAIAMDEAERLAAAGEQL